A DNA window from Pungitius pungitius chromosome 1, fPunPun2.1, whole genome shotgun sequence contains the following coding sequences:
- the b4galt3 gene encoding beta-1,4-galactosyltransferase 3, translated as MACYGRSLDSPCTLALLVGFQFAFVLYFSLGGFRGLVSVLVHTTGPEFDYSRPHDVYTNLSHLGVPPPPPRNSGTGPPPTGPPLRDCRIPSPLLVGPVSVHLSSPLSMEEIIQRNPLVMPGGHYRPPDCEPRHHTAIVVPYRNRQTHLRALLYHLHPFLQRQQIHYSIYIVQQWGNSTFNRAKLLNVGVREALRDEDWSCIFLHDVDLLPENDHNTYTCHKQSPTHLSVAMDKFRYRLPYPQYFGGVSALTPDQYMRMNGFPNQYWGWGGEDDDIAARVRLSGMKIMRPPVAIGHYKMIKHKGDRGNEQNPRRFDLLKRTRLNWRSDGLNSLTYELLSRELEPLYTNLTVDIGEDPRVPLGKAPILVKSATPLHQRSTSKGGRAAKPEKRPDGKAANATAAKPADALTEAARLKAANQTTPEEAGVVK; from the exons AGGGCCAGAGTTTGATTATTCTCGCCCTCACGATGTCTACACCAACCTCAGTCATTTGGGAGTACCGCCTCCGCCGCCCCGCAACTCTGGCACTGGACCCCCTCCGACAGGGCCCCCGCTGAGAGACTGCCGGATCCCTTCTCCACTGCTGG TTGGACCTGTGTCTGTccacctttcctctcctctgtccatgGAGGAGATCATACAGAGGAACCCGTTAGTGATGCCCGGCGGACACTACCGGCCTCCTGACTGTGAGCCGCGCCACCACACAGCGATAGTGGTGCCATACCGCAACCGGCAGACCCACCTTCGCGCCCTCCTCTATCACCTTCACCCCTTCCTGCAACGACAGCAGATCCACTACAGCATCTACATAGTACAGCAG TGGGGGAACAGTACCTTCAACCGAGCCAAGCTACTGAATGTCGGGGTGCGGGAGGCCCTCAGAGATGAAGACTGGAGCTGCATCTTCCTGCACGATGTTGACCTGCTGCCCGAGAACGACCACAACACCTACACTTGCCACAAACAGTCCCCGACACACCTGTCTGTGGCCATGGACAAGTTCAGATACag GCTGCCGTACCCACAGTATTTTGGTGGCGTGTCTGCACTGACCCCGGACCAATACATGAGGATGAATGGCTTCCCTAACCAGTACTGGGGCTGGGGCGGAGAGGATGATGACATTGCTGCTAG AGTACGCCTATCTGGCATGAAGATCATGCGCCCCCCAGTGGCCATCGGTCATTACAAGATGATCAAGCATAAAGGAGACAGAGGCAATGAACAAAACCCCCGCAG ATTTGACCTTCTGAAAAGGACCAGACTCAACTGGCGCTCTGACGGCCTCAACTCTCTGACCTACGAGCTCCTTTCCAGAGAGCTGGAGCCTCTCTACACGAACCTCACCGTTGACATTGGAGAAGACCCCCGTGTGCCGCTGGGCAAAGCCCCCATCCTAGTGAAATCAGCGACGCCTCTCCACCAACGTAGCACCAGCAAGGGCGGGCGAGCGGCCAAACCGGAGAAGAGGCCAGACGGCAAAGCGGCAAACGCGACCGCGGCCAAGCCGGCCGACGCATTGACAGAAGCCGCCCGGTTAAAGGCGGCAAACCAGACCACACCGGAGGAGGCGGGTGTGGTGAAATAG